The sequence CGGGAGAAATTTCCTTCAAAATCCGTCTCGATCTTTCCCGTGATGGTGATGGTCTTGGAAGGGTCCAGCCATTCAAAGTCAGCTCCAATGCGGAGCGCACGGGCATTCAGATGGAATTCCGGCGAGCCGAAGGGACCCGTGTCCCCGATCGCAAATCCGGGGAGTGGAAAATCATTGCCCTGGGGGGATGAAGTGTCGTGGATGAGACTCGCTTTAAACAAGCCATAGGGCTTAATCTTGACATCATTTCCAATCCGTATGACCGGCAGCAGACCATCCCGTTTGTAGGCCGCGTCGCCCGCCAGGCCCAACGCGCGAATGGGAGCAACTGCGGGAATCACCGGGGGAGCGGTCTCAGGGGGAGCCGGGGAGGCGCTCGGCGCGGCACTGGTCCAGGGGTCGGCAGGAGCAGTCGCTCGCGCGGACATCGTCCCGGGATCAAGACTGCTCCCGGCATCTCTCGGAACGGCCATCCCGGCATAATTCAGCGAGGCCACCATCGAGCGAGGTGCGGCGGCGGCAGCGAGAGCGAAGGAAGCCGCCATCTCATCGTATTCTTTCTGACTGATGAGCCCCTTCGACACCAGAAGCTTGGCCAACTGCAGCTGGCTCTCGGCGGAAGAAGCGGACTGATTGAGCGATGTCGCCTCCTCGGGTGTGATGATCCCTTTTGACTGGAGCAGGCGGACCAGCGGGTTGGATGCCGGGGGAGAGCCGTCCTTCTGCTGTGCCATGCTCAGACTTGCCATGACAAAAAACACGAACACTAGAAGAATCAATTGCGCTGACTTTTTCATCTGCATACTCCTCCTCAATGGGTTGTCGTGGCCGGAATGCGCGGATCGGTTGGACAGGTTGATTTTAATGTGAAGTCTCATTAAATCGAAAATGGTGCATGCCACAGCCGCGAAGAATGGTCCGCGCTGATGGTGTGGTCTATTGGGTCTGGAAAACCTTTTGCGAAATCAAATTCGAATATGGCAGCGGGCGTGAAATCTTGAGATCAATCGAGTCACTTGAAATTCATGCCAGGATAAATGACTCCCTCAAGATTTGATTCTGACGCGCTGAGGGCGATGTGCGTCAACCCGCAGCAACAACTCCCAGTGAAAATGTGTTATTTCTGAGGATGAAGCCGGTATGAGATGACTTGGGGAATGGGAAAAAGGATTTGGAGGAAGTGAAAGAACCCAACGGGACGGGCCGGTGAGGCATGGGTCGAATAGTTTTGTTGAAGTCGATATGAATTAGGAATGAAAGGGATTCGAACTGGGTCTGTCGGGATGCGACAGCAAGGATGACATCCCCGGAAGAATCAGGCTGGGAATGGCCGGGAGAACACAGTCCTCTCCTGTGCGGTTGAGCACCGGCAGAAGACCTCGCTCTCTTCATCGGGCGTGACCCTTTCGCAGGAAAATTGATTCTGCTACCCCAATAAGATTCGATGACTCTACTTAGAGACTCTTACCCTGTCAAGTGAAATCATCGGCACAAAATTGAAATTCTCGCCTTATTTATTGAATGGAGATTACAACTCCTCGAACACAGGCAGCACTTCAAAAAATCCCCGCAAATCTTCCCTAAACGTGAAATAGGGAGCCGTGTTGATTAGCCTTCTTACTCGCTTCCTCCGCAGGAAACTTGGTCTATCCGTGTGGCGTGGGTGGAATCGGCAACACCCGCTGAGTTGCCCGCGAATCCCGACTACATCCCCGCAAGATTCGGATGAACCTTCCCGTACCCTTGATCCCGGGCCCAGAGGTCAAGAGGAATCGCGGCCAGTTCGTCCACAGGTGGGACCAGGCGGTTGTCTTTCGTCAGATCGATCGACTTGATGTAAAGTTTGCACGCATCGCAGCAATCCACGCGAACGTTTGGAAAATCCTTCGCCGAGTAATAAGGAAGCTTACGAGGATCCATTTCCGAGCAGGACACGCACGCGATGCGAAGGAAGGGCCAAACGGTAAGGCAATCTCCGCACATCAGAAAACGGTGTCCGCCCTCCGCGCTTCCCTCTAAAATGCCGGGCATCGAGGTGTCACTGGAAAGGAATGCGACCTGGGGTTTCCGCCCGCAAAAAGGGCAGACGCGATGGGGCTGCGGCTCCTCGGTCAGGGCGGCATGAGCAGTGGCGTTCACGATGGCCAGCTGTGAGTCGAACGGCAGAGTCTGAGTGGTGGCAAGGAGCTCCAGATAAGGTTGCAGGCAGGCGCGTCCAAAAAAAACCTGTTCCGAAGCAGCCTCCCCATTCCAGTAACCGCTCAACACTTCTTTCCAACACCCCCTGTCATCGGCAAGTTCCTCCGCTTGAGCGGCGAGGAGCTCGGAGCCCTTCTGGCGCGCAAGGTCTAACAAGGAGCCGAATTGAGGCAGGAAGAGCGGGTGATCGACTTCGAAGGATCCCGTGAGGGGTCGATTCCTTGAGGCCGCACCGATCTGCTTGAAGAGGTCATGCTGCCACTTCAGAACCTCCGCGTAAAACACCAGGATCGAGCGCGAAGGCATTCCCGTTTCAGCCAGATTCTCTGCACGTTCAATGCGGCAGGCCCAGGTGTATTTGGTCGGCATAAGGCAGGCGCTCAAAAGGGTGCTTTCTGTATTCATCAAATCAGACCGGGGAAGCGGCCCCCGAAAGACACAAAAAATGGCGGAACAGACCGTCCCGCCATTGAAGACCTGTCCCGGAGGGAAACTATTTCTTCCCTCCGGTGACCTCGCGAAACCAGCGGGGATGGTGCCACTTGGCCCAATCCTTGGTGACCGTGCCACGCGTCATGGCCCGGAACGTGCCAGGCATGGCGGTGGTGGACATGTAAATGTGGTAAATGATCCCGATCACGAAAGCGACAAACGTGATTTCATGCAGCCAGTACGAAATCGTCCGCAAAAAATAAGGGAACGCGGTGGGAAACCACATCACAATGCCGGAGGCCAGGAAGGCAATGGCGCCCCAGAAGACCGCCCAGAAATAGATCTTTTGGCCGGCGTTGTATTTGCCCACATTCTGCAGTTCGCTCTCGTAGCGGATGTAGGGCCCGAAGTTATCCTTCCATTCTTCATCGCCGTGTTCCTTCTTCATCTTCGTCTTCCAGTAGCGGTAGAGAAAAAGGATGGCGATGGTAAAGCCCAGGGCAAACCACGGGTGCAGCGTCCGCACCATCGCCCCTCCCCCGAAGACTCCCGCCCACCCAGCGAAGAAGGGAGTAAAGATCACAAAACCGGTAAACAGCGAAAGGAAGAAGAAAATCGCGACGAGCCAGTGAGTCAGGCGCACCGCGGCGGTGTGACGGACGATCAGACCATCCACCGCAAGATCTTCTTTATTCCGTGCCAAGGTAGCGAGTTGGGATTGAGTCATCACTTCCTGGCTCATGGCTACACCTCCTCTCTGTCAACTTTACGCATGCCCGGGGCCTCATTTCGCCCATACCGGACATAGTGAATGATCGTCCCCAGCAAGGCCCCGATCATCAACAGGGAACCGACCGGCTTGAGGGCGTATTTCCACACATTGACGGTCCAGGGGACGTGTGGATCCTTAGGCAGGCCGTAAAGCTCGGGTTGATCTCCGAGTCCAAGGACATAAATAACCCCGGTTCCCCCGACGCCCGGTGGGTCGTAAACAGCCGCCTTCTCGTAACCGTTATGCTTCAACTGCTCGACCCGGGTATTGGCGATTTGCACCAGATGTTCCTTGGTCCCGAACTGGAGGCAGCCTGTGGGACAAGCCTTGATGCAGGCAGGCTCCAGGCCGTAAGCCAGGCGGTCGGTGCACAGCGTGCACTTATACACCTTCTTGGTCTTCTTGCTGAGGCGCGGGATGTCGAAGGGGCAGCCCGTCACGCAGTATTCGCAGCCGATACAATGTTCCTGCTGGAAGTCCACGACCCCATTGGTATACTGCACGATCGCGCCCGGGGCGGGGCACGCCTTCAGGCAGCCAGGGTCATCGCAATGCATGCACTGGTCCTTCGCCATCAACCAGTGAAACTTCTCTGACCCGTCCGGCCTTTTTTCGACATGCTCGTTGAACCGGATCAGGTTCCAGAAGTTGGCGGTGAGATCGGGCATCGTCTGGTACGAGCCGAACTCGCTGGGCGCCTCCATTACCGCGTCCGCATTAAACAGATCGTTCCACTCCTGGCACGCCACCTCGCAGGCCTTGCACCCGATACAAGTCGTCGTATCAATCATCTTCGCGACCGTGGGTGCGGTGCGCACGCCCGTGGCGGGGGAAGGAGTTGCCGAAATTCTTCTGAGTTCCATGTTGCTGGGCATTTTTAATTTCCTCCTTTCCTATGCCTTCTCCAGAGAGACCAGGAAGGCCTTGTACTCTGGAGTTGAGGAGTTAGGGTCGAGCGCTGTGGGTGTCAAAGTATTTGCCAGGGGTCCGACCGATTTGCCGGCGTAGCCCCAGTGAATCGGGAAGCCGATCTGCCACACGGTTTGCCCGGCGACCTTGAGTGGACGAATCCGCTTGGTCACCATCGCCCTGCCTTCCACCGATCCGCGGGCCGAAGAGACCTTCACGCGATCGCCGTGTTTAATCCCTTTTTCCTTGGCCAGCTCCTCGGGAATCTCCACGAAGAATTCCGGTTGCAGCTGGTTGAGGATGGCTTCGTGCTTGGTCCAGTAATGGAAGTGTTCGGTCAGGCGATAGGTGGTGCACACGATCGGGTACTTATCCCGCTTGCCGTAAACATCCAGGTTGGTTTTGAAGAGTTTCGTTACCGGGTTGGAACTGACCTTCGGGTGCAGCGGATTGTCGACGGGTGTCTCGTAGGGCTCATAATGCTCGGGGAACGGGCCCTCATTCATGTCGACGGCGTAGAGTTTGCCCACGCCTTCGGGATTCATGATGAAGGGCCCGATCATTTCCTCGGGCTTATAATCCGGCTTGTAGTCGGGGACGTCGCCGACCCACTTTTCCCCATTCCACCAGATGCCGGGGCGCTTCGGATCCCAGGGCTTCCCGTTCAGGTCCGCCGATGCCCGGTTGTACATAATGCGACGGTTGGCAGGCCAGTTAAACGCCCAGTTGTGGTAGGCCCCCAGTCCGCCGGAGTCATCGACCGGATTACGCCGCATGGCCAGATTGCCCGCCTCCGTGTAGTAGCCCGAGTGCAGCCAGTTTCCGCTGAGCGTTTTCCCGTCGGCCCGCAGCACCGCGTAACCGGGTACCTGTTGACCCTTCTTGTAATCCACCTTCGTTTTCTCGTCAGTGAAATCCTCGAGGACTTTCCCGTTGACCTCTTTGGCAACCTCCTCGAGATTGGGGTTCTGCGGATTGGAGTAGCCCCAGGCCATGTGGATGACGGGATCCGGGAGCTTGCCGCCTTCCTTGGCGTAAAGCTCTCTCAGCTTGAGGACGAGGCGGCCGATGATCTCCTGATCGGCCTTCGCGTCACCGGGAGGGTCGATAGCCTTCCACTTCCATTGAAGCCAACGTGAAGAATTGGTGAAGACACCGTCCTTCTCCGCAAAGTTGGCCGCGGGCAGCATGAACACCTCGGTTTTGATCTGAGCGGCGGCCGGAGGATCATATTCCTTGGGCGCCTTCCAGAACGAGGCGGTCTCGGTTTCAAAGTTCTCCGCGACCACAAGCCAGTCGAGCCGCGAAAGGGCCTGCACCATCTTCTTGGAATGCGGGCCATTGGCGACCGGGTTCATCCCAAACGAAACGAGGCCTTTGACGATCCCGTTGTAAGCCCCGTCGTAAATGTAGACCCACGAATAATCGCGGTCCATCTTCGGCAACCAGGAATACGCAAAGTCGTTTTCCGGGGTGGCGGCACTGCCCCAGAAGGCCTTCAACATCGATACCATGAACTTGTCGGTGTTTTCCCAGTAGTTCATGGAGTTCGGGCGGAGCTTCTTGGGGGTGGTGGCGTCAATGAATTCCTTGAGCGACTGCCATTCCGGCTTCGGCATCTTCAGATAGCCGGGCAACGTGTGAGTCTGGTTCATATCGGTTGCGCCCTGGATGTTGGAATGCCCGCGCAGCGCGTTCACTCCTCCCCCCGGGCGGCCGACGTTACCCAGCAGCAATTGCATGGACGCCGCGGCGCGTATGTTCTGGACCGCGGAAGAATGGTGCGTCCATCCGAGGGCGTACATGATCGTTCCTGCTTTGTCGGCAGGGTACGTGGAACTGATCATCTCCGCGGCCTTTTGGAAATCTTCCTTGGAACAGCCGCAGATACTCGCAACCATCTCCGGCGTGTACCGCGAGTAATGCTTCTTCATCAATTGAAATACACACCGCGGGTCCTCCAGCGTCATGTCAATCTTGACGAAATTATCCGGGCCCATTTCGTACGCCCACGTGGACTTATCATAGGCGCGCTTCTGTGGATCAAAGCCGGAGAACAGACCCTCGTTGTCACCGGGAAGCTGGAAGCCTTCCTTGATGAGGTAAGAAGCATTGGTGTAGTTAGCAACATATTCTTTGTGGATGCGGTTGTTGGCAAGCATGAAGTTCATCACGCCCGCCAGGAAAGCGATATCCGTGCCCGACCGGATCTGGACGAAATGATCGCTCACCGCCGCCGTGCGATTGAATCGGGGATCGACGCACACCAGCTTGGCGTTCCGCGTCTTCTTGGCTTCGATGGCCCACTTGAACCCGCACGGATGGTTTTCTGCCGGATTCCCGCCCATCACCAGGATCACATCGGCATTCTTGATATCGACCCAATTGTTGGTCATGGCCCCGCGACCGAAGGTGGCGCCCAAACTGGACACCGTGGGGCCGTGTCAAAGTCGCGCCTGATTGTCGGTATACAAGACGCCGAGGGAACGCAGCCACTTCACCAACAAATAATTGACTTCATTATTGTCGGTACAGCCACCGACGATGGCCATGCCGGGACACTGGTTCACCGTCTGTCCCGCCGCGTTCTTTTCGATGAAGGTGTCATCCCGCGTCTTCTTCATGCGCTGCGCGATGGTGTCGATCATCCAGTCCCAGCTCTTTTCCTCCCAATGGTCGGAACCGGGAGCCCGGTACATCGGCTTCGTCAGGCGGGTATTGTTGACGATGTCGTGCTTGAGGGTGATCCCTTTGGGACAAAGCGTGCCGCGGTTGACGGGATGATCCGGGTCGCCTTCGACGTGAACGACGGTCGTGCCGGTCACGTTTTTGGATTTGTCGCCCAGGGTGTGAATGATCACGCCACAACTCACCGCACAGTACGGACAGATCGAGCGGGTTTCAGTGGTGCGCTCAATCTTCAATTCGCGCACGACAGCATAAGCGGGGGCGAGATCGAAGCCAAAGGCAACAATCCCCACGCCGCCGGCCGTTGAGATTTTTAGAAATTCCCTCCGTGAGACAGCCATAAGCTCTCTCCTCCTTGAAGAGCCAAAAGCAGATTGATGGGGTGAACAGCAAGCGAACAGGAAGGGCGGCTCCAGCGCCGCACCCGGGTGTCCCCAGACAGACACCACCCCCCGAGCAGATCGTGGCCTGACCTTTCCTTGAGTGGTTTGTGCAGCGAGGTCTTCATGAAAACCCGGCAAAGCACTTTCAATCTAAGGATTCAAACTTGCAGGATCAAGGACGAACTTGGGAGCTATTTCTTGTCTGAAGCTCTTGACAACAGATTGGATGAACTGAGTGTATGATTTTGAAACACTCAATAATTAGACCATCCGCTGTCCCCTGTCAATTGGAAAATTTTCGCCCCACGGAATAGTTATTTTCGTCACAATTAATTGTATGCTAATTCACAATGACCCCTGCTTTTGGGGTGAGAAACGGTGTTTTCTGTTGACAGGGGGGAGAATCGAGTCCAGATTTTGATGCGAGCGATCACTCAACGATATTGGAGTCCTGGGATGAAAATCACTTTGAATACCGACCGCGGGCAAATTTCGATGAATCCGTTTGTAGAACGCTTGACCGGCAATTTATTGTCGGGGGTTCTGGAATCGCTCCACGTTCCGGAGGATGCCTCTGTGGCGGAGTTCGTGGTGAACGGCGGCGGCGCCCGGATCGTTGTGTCGCAAAAAGAGGTCCCCTTGATGAATGCCTTCATCAAGAATGTGGTGGCGGATATCTTGCATGTGGTCATGAAGAATTTGAAAGGCACAGACGGGGTGACTCAGGCCACTTTCA comes from Terriglobia bacterium and encodes:
- a CDS encoding formate dehydrogenase subunit gamma translates to MSQEVMTQSQLATLARNKEDLAVDGLIVRHTAAVRLTHWLVAIFFFLSLFTGFVIFTPFFAGWAGVFGGGAMVRTLHPWFALGFTIAILFLYRYWKTKMKKEHGDEEWKDNFGPYIRYESELQNVGKYNAGQKIYFWAVFWGAIAFLASGIVMWFPTAFPYFLRTISYWLHEITFVAFVIGIIYHIYMSTTAMPGTFRAMTRGTVTKDWAKWHHPRWFREVTGGKK
- a CDS encoding formate dehydrogenase accessory protein FdhE; this translates as MNTESTLLSACLMPTKYTWACRIERAENLAETGMPSRSILVFYAEVLKWQHDLFKQIGAASRNRPLTGSFEVDHPLFLPQFGSLLDLARQKGSELLAAQAEELADDRGCWKEVLSGYWNGEAASEQVFFGRACLQPYLELLATTQTLPFDSQLAIVNATAHAALTEEPQPHRVCPFCGRKPQVAFLSSDTSMPGILEGSAEGGHRFLMCGDCLTVWPFLRIACVSCSEMDPRKLPYYSAKDFPNVRVDCCDACKLYIKSIDLTKDNRLVPPVDELAAIPLDLWARDQGYGKVHPNLAGM
- the fdnG gene encoding formate dehydrogenase-N subunit alpha encodes the protein MAVSRREFLKISTAGGVGIVAFGFDLAPAYAVVRELKIERTTETRSICPYCAVSCGVIIHTLGDKSKNVTGTTVVHVEGDPDHPVNRGTLCPKGITLKHDIVNNTRLTKPMYRAPGSDHWEEKSWDWMIDTIAQRMKKTRDDTFIEKNAAGQTVNQCPGMAIVGGCTDNNEVNYLLVKWLRSLGVLYTDNQARLUHGPTVSSLGATFGRGAMTNNWVDIKNADVILVMGGNPAENHPCGFKWAIEAKKTRNAKLVCVDPRFNRTAAVSDHFVQIRSGTDIAFLAGVMNFMLANNRIHKEYVANYTNASYLIKEGFQLPGDNEGLFSGFDPQKRAYDKSTWAYEMGPDNFVKIDMTLEDPRCVFQLMKKHYSRYTPEMVASICGCSKEDFQKAAEMISSTYPADKAGTIMYALGWTHHSSAVQNIRAAASMQLLLGNVGRPGGGVNALRGHSNIQGATDMNQTHTLPGYLKMPKPEWQSLKEFIDATTPKKLRPNSMNYWENTDKFMVSMLKAFWGSAATPENDFAYSWLPKMDRDYSWVYIYDGAYNGIVKGLVSFGMNPVANGPHSKKMVQALSRLDWLVVAENFETETASFWKAPKEYDPPAAAQIKTEVFMLPAANFAEKDGVFTNSSRWLQWKWKAIDPPGDAKADQEIIGRLVLKLRELYAKEGGKLPDPVIHMAWGYSNPQNPNLEEVAKEVNGKVLEDFTDEKTKVDYKKGQQVPGYAVLRADGKTLSGNWLHSGYYTEAGNLAMRRNPVDDSGGLGAYHNWAFNWPANRRIMYNRASADLNGKPWDPKRPGIWWNGEKWVGDVPDYKPDYKPEEMIGPFIMNPEGVGKLYAVDMNEGPFPEHYEPYETPVDNPLHPKVSSNPVTKLFKTNLDVYGKRDKYPIVCTTYRLTEHFHYWTKHEAILNQLQPEFFVEIPEELAKEKGIKHGDRVKVSSARGSVEGRAMVTKRIRPLKVAGQTVWQIGFPIHWGYAGKSVGPLANTLTPTALDPNSSTPEYKAFLVSLEKA
- the fdxH gene encoding formate dehydrogenase subunit beta, which codes for MPSNMELRRISATPSPATGVRTAPTVAKMIDTTTCIGCKACEVACQEWNDLFNADAVMEAPSEFGSYQTMPDLTANFWNLIRFNEHVEKRPDGSEKFHWLMAKDQCMHCDDPGCLKACPAPGAIVQYTNGVVDFQQEHCIGCEYCVTGCPFDIPRLSKKTKKVYKCTLCTDRLAYGLEPACIKACPTGCLQFGTKEHLVQIANTRVEQLKHNGYEKAAVYDPPGVGGTGVIYVLGLGDQPELYGLPKDPHVPWTVNVWKYALKPVGSLLMIGALLGTIIHYVRYGRNEAPGMRKVDREEV